A portion of the Kribbella jejuensis genome contains these proteins:
- a CDS encoding glycosyltransferase family 2 protein: MSADDLPDPGPDSDENVSTEPFERAVACVIPAKDEAERIAATVDAVHKIIGVDLVVVVDDGSTDRTAEAAEQAGAVVVRHEKNRGKAAAMETGAAAVAERDGARPRHLLFLDADLTDTAAGAGPLMEPVQTGRADMTIGTLPAQVRADGSKAGGHGFVVRLSRAGIQEAIGWAPEQPLSGQRCLTRAAFDSAVPLAAGFGVETALTIDLGRKGFRIVEVPIDVRHRATGTDLRGQLHRAKQYLHVRRALSARSALPADGGGSSRFPRKTTQ; encoded by the coding sequence GTGTCCGCTGATGATCTGCCCGACCCTGGGCCCGACTCCGACGAGAACGTGTCCACCGAGCCGTTCGAGCGTGCGGTCGCCTGCGTGATCCCGGCCAAGGACGAAGCCGAGCGGATCGCGGCGACCGTCGACGCGGTGCACAAGATCATCGGCGTCGACCTGGTCGTGGTCGTCGACGACGGCTCCACGGACCGGACCGCGGAAGCCGCCGAGCAGGCCGGCGCCGTCGTCGTACGGCATGAGAAGAACCGGGGCAAGGCCGCCGCGATGGAGACCGGCGCGGCGGCGGTGGCCGAGCGCGACGGGGCCCGCCCGCGGCACCTGCTGTTCCTGGACGCCGACCTCACCGACACCGCGGCCGGAGCCGGTCCGCTGATGGAGCCGGTGCAGACCGGTCGCGCCGACATGACGATCGGCACGCTGCCGGCCCAGGTGCGCGCCGACGGGTCCAAGGCCGGCGGCCACGGGTTCGTCGTGCGACTGTCGCGCGCCGGGATCCAGGAGGCGATCGGGTGGGCGCCGGAGCAGCCGTTGTCCGGGCAGCGCTGCCTGACCCGCGCCGCGTTCGACTCCGCCGTACCGCTGGCCGCCGGCTTCGGGGTGGAGACCGCGCTGACGATCGACCTGGGGCGGAAGGGCTTCCGGATCGTCGAGGTGCCGATCGACGTCCGGCACCGGGCGACCGGGACGGATCTGCGCGGGCAGTTGCACCGCGCGAAGCAGTACCTGCACGTCCGGCGCGCGCTCTCCGCCCGCAGTGCGCTGCCCGCGGACGGTGGGGGGAGCAGCCGGTTTCCGCGAAAGACCACGCAATGA
- a CDS encoding ATP-binding protein: protein MSSATLPADVSVVDVVLPHEVSAVADARRRLGVYLKRYRVARAASDDAQLVLSELLSNAIRYAPPLPAGEVRAAWWIDKAGIHVEVTDGRGDTEPQRISEPHPESIGGRGLAIVDVLTSGWDVRTAAHHRTVHAIIPS from the coding sequence TTGTCCTCTGCGACCCTGCCCGCCGACGTCAGCGTCGTGGACGTCGTACTGCCGCACGAAGTGTCCGCGGTAGCGGATGCCCGACGCCGTCTCGGCGTCTACCTGAAGCGCTACCGGGTCGCCCGCGCCGCCTCCGACGACGCCCAGCTGGTCCTGTCCGAGCTGCTCTCGAACGCGATCCGGTACGCGCCGCCGCTGCCGGCCGGTGAGGTGCGGGCGGCCTGGTGGATCGACAAGGCCGGAATCCACGTCGAGGTGACCGACGGCCGCGGTGACACCGAGCCGCAGCGGATCAGCGAGCCGCACCCGGAGTCGATCGGCGGCCGCGGCCTCGCGATCGTCGACGTCCTCACCTCCGGCTGGGACGTCCGCACCGCCGCCCACCACCGCACCGTGCACGCGATCATCCCCAGTTAG
- a CDS encoding LLM class flavin-dependent oxidoreductase — MSRPAGQLHLNAFLMSTGHHEASWRLPESDPFANTSVAHYQKLAQVAERGLFDSVFFADSPVLFGNVGRRPAGSLEPTVLLTALAAVTSRIGLIATASTTYNDPYNLARRFASVDHVSGGRAGWNVVTTAGPEAALNFNLTDQPAHAVRYERAAEFLEVAYKLWDSWQDDAAIADKESGVWALQDRVVPIDHVGRHFQVRGPLNVPRSPQGHPLIVQAGSSEDGKGLAARYAEAVFTAQQTLEDAQDFYRDLKARAVALGRDAAEVKILPGIVPVIGSTVEEAERLEHQLDSLIRPEYARLQLAKTLRLSPEDLPFDQQLPADLPDEDEIEGAKSRYTLIVTLARREKLTVRELIGRLGGGRGHRTFTGTPEQVADAIQHWFEAGAADGFNVMPPVLPSGLETFVDHVIPILQARGLFRTEYTGTTLRDHYGLPRPAGRTAALQEATA; from the coding sequence ATGAGTAGGCCGGCTGGACAACTGCACCTGAATGCGTTCCTGATGAGTACGGGGCACCACGAGGCGTCCTGGCGGCTGCCGGAGAGCGATCCGTTCGCGAACACCTCGGTCGCGCACTACCAGAAGCTGGCGCAGGTCGCCGAGCGCGGTCTGTTCGACTCGGTGTTCTTCGCGGACTCCCCGGTGCTGTTCGGGAACGTCGGGCGGCGGCCCGCCGGTTCGCTCGAGCCGACCGTACTGCTGACCGCGCTGGCGGCCGTGACGTCCCGGATCGGGCTGATCGCGACCGCGTCGACGACGTACAACGACCCGTACAACCTGGCCCGGCGGTTCGCGAGCGTCGACCACGTGAGCGGCGGCCGGGCCGGGTGGAACGTCGTCACCACGGCCGGTCCGGAGGCGGCGCTCAACTTCAACCTCACCGATCAGCCGGCGCACGCGGTGCGGTACGAGCGGGCCGCGGAGTTCCTCGAGGTCGCGTACAAGCTGTGGGACTCATGGCAGGACGACGCGGCGATCGCGGACAAGGAATCGGGTGTCTGGGCGCTTCAGGACCGCGTCGTACCGATCGACCACGTCGGACGGCACTTCCAGGTCCGCGGACCGCTCAACGTGCCCCGGTCGCCGCAGGGGCATCCGCTGATCGTGCAGGCCGGCTCGTCCGAGGACGGCAAGGGCCTGGCGGCGCGGTATGCCGAGGCGGTGTTCACGGCGCAGCAGACGCTGGAGGACGCGCAGGACTTCTACCGGGACCTCAAGGCGCGGGCGGTCGCGCTCGGACGGGACGCGGCGGAGGTGAAGATCCTGCCGGGGATCGTGCCGGTGATCGGGTCCACGGTCGAGGAGGCGGAGCGGCTGGAGCATCAGCTGGATTCGCTGATCCGGCCGGAGTACGCACGTCTGCAACTCGCGAAGACGCTGCGGTTGTCGCCGGAGGACCTGCCGTTCGACCAGCAGCTGCCGGCCGATCTCCCCGACGAGGACGAGATCGAAGGCGCGAAGAGCCGGTACACGCTGATCGTGACGCTGGCGCGGCGGGAGAAGCTGACCGTCCGCGAGCTGATCGGCCGGCTCGGCGGGGGGCGCGGGCACCGGACGTTCACCGGTACGCCGGAGCAGGTCGCGGACGCGATCCAGCACTGGTTCGAGGCGGGTGCCGCGGACGGGTTCAACGTGATGCCGCCGGTGCTGCCGTCCGGGCTGGAGACCTTCGTGGACCACGTGATCCCGATCCTGCAGGCCCGGGGCCTGTTCCGGACCGAGTACACCGGGACGACCCTCCGCGACCACTACGGCCTCCCGCGCCCGGCGGGACGGACCGCCGCACTGCAGGAGGCAACTGCCTGA
- a CDS encoding DUF5926 family protein yields the protein MGKKSRQRAKNTTPTVTLDPADLVDVGPREPCPCGSGKRFKQCHGKDLAQATDTFVVRPFEGLPSECDLIAFREIVPSGTVQVELVGEHAGTVVNLVTLLPMAMPGLVRDDETIWIGLQTHASSGDPSRDLGHAITAALRTEPGNPIQVGDLMKDGPRLQDLIDTSKPLEIKVHEGFDYWVGENVEDPTGEVAAGLERANAAAAPTVRLDSVEAAYWTQIGDRIYLRWVLPYSEDTLLDALARLHAAGSSALIDGSRLIGSFRALGVLAPVWELPAGTSAADVEKPAADFATALEKALATEAPLTTEERAAKAGLASRQLTIR from the coding sequence ATGGGAAAGAAGTCGCGGCAGCGCGCGAAGAACACGACTCCGACCGTCACGCTCGACCCGGCCGATCTGGTGGACGTCGGGCCGCGGGAACCCTGCCCGTGCGGCTCGGGCAAGCGGTTCAAGCAGTGCCACGGCAAGGACCTGGCCCAGGCGACCGACACGTTCGTGGTGCGGCCGTTCGAGGGGCTGCCGTCGGAGTGTGACCTGATCGCGTTCCGCGAGATCGTCCCGTCCGGCACCGTGCAGGTCGAGCTGGTCGGCGAGCACGCCGGCACGGTGGTCAACCTGGTCACCCTGCTGCCGATGGCGATGCCGGGCCTGGTCCGCGACGACGAGACGATCTGGATCGGCCTGCAGACGCACGCCTCGTCCGGCGACCCGAGCCGCGACCTCGGCCACGCGATCACCGCCGCGCTCCGGACCGAGCCGGGCAACCCGATCCAGGTCGGCGACCTGATGAAGGACGGCCCGCGGCTGCAGGACCTGATCGACACCTCGAAGCCGCTGGAGATCAAGGTCCACGAGGGCTTCGACTACTGGGTCGGCGAGAACGTCGAGGACCCGACCGGTGAGGTCGCGGCCGGGCTGGAGCGCGCCAACGCGGCGGCCGCCCCGACGGTGCGGCTCGACTCGGTCGAGGCGGCGTACTGGACGCAGATCGGCGACCGCATCTACCTGCGCTGGGTGCTGCCGTACAGCGAGGACACCTTGCTCGACGCGCTCGCCCGGCTGCACGCGGCCGGTTCGTCCGCGCTCATCGACGGCAGCCGCCTGATCGGCTCGTTCCGGGCCCTCGGCGTCCTCGCGCCGGTGTGGGAGCTCCCTGCGGGCACGTCGGCCGCCGACGTGGAGAAGCCGGCCGCCGACTTCGCCACCGCCCTGGAGAAGGCATTGGCCACCGAGGCGCCGCTCACGACAGAGGAGCGCGCGGCCAAGGCAGGCCTCGCGAGCCGCCAGCTCACCATCCGCTGA
- a CDS encoding DUF2029 domain-containing protein, producing the protein MSADLELGNKYGRRAVVLYLACTALIVAVGLLGPSVVVLTLTGRHPWLPSYWFNTKPNDWLVSVLIYVAIALGGYGVYLATKALRHGWAPRVDRLIALGIGTTAAITLVPPMASGDVLIYAAYGRIMSFGGDPYSASPADTIRLGYDPVIAATERPWQGARSVYGPIATWVQWLSSLIGGDSAQLTVWMLQLSVAISLVVTGLVLVKLVGKDLSAKRRVIMLSLANPLLLWAVLAGAHNDSIAVMFAVLALWLFRRHVILAGLMIGVAGCTKLSIGLVGVAMLWALRADRRKCLYFCGAGAVAMGGLYAIVGLQAFQQARSQTSFISTGTPHKVLLSFFTLFLPNGLVRTFIAILAWVGLVVVAILLSQVLPKSLVPQTHPDDPTPAAIRYTAIYAIAWSLTAMYSLPWYDVIAWAALAAVAASKVDALMVVRTTMLAIAYVPGRDPHARQVAASLSDSLEFLSARLRDTLCPAIEAAVLIGIIVWARRNGAQWWPYDWPRRKQKPLPEQAAEAR; encoded by the coding sequence ATGAGCGCTGATCTCGAGCTCGGGAACAAGTACGGTCGCCGCGCAGTCGTTCTTTACCTCGCCTGTACGGCGCTGATCGTCGCGGTCGGCCTGCTCGGGCCGTCCGTGGTGGTGCTCACGCTGACCGGCCGGCATCCGTGGCTCCCGTCGTACTGGTTCAACACCAAGCCGAACGACTGGCTCGTCTCGGTGCTGATCTACGTCGCGATCGCCCTCGGCGGGTACGGCGTTTACCTTGCCACCAAGGCGTTGCGGCACGGCTGGGCGCCTCGCGTCGACCGATTGATTGCCCTCGGCATCGGTACGACGGCTGCCATCACGTTGGTGCCGCCAATGGCTTCGGGTGATGTGCTGATCTATGCGGCGTACGGGCGGATCATGTCCTTCGGCGGCGACCCGTACTCGGCCTCGCCGGCGGACACCATCCGGCTCGGGTACGACCCGGTGATCGCGGCGACCGAGCGGCCGTGGCAAGGCGCGCGCAGTGTGTACGGCCCGATCGCGACCTGGGTGCAGTGGCTGTCGTCGCTGATCGGTGGTGACTCCGCGCAGCTCACGGTCTGGATGCTGCAGCTGTCCGTCGCGATCAGCCTGGTCGTCACCGGTCTGGTGCTGGTGAAGCTGGTCGGCAAGGACCTCTCGGCCAAGCGCCGCGTGATCATGCTCAGCCTCGCGAACCCACTGCTGCTGTGGGCGGTGCTGGCCGGTGCGCACAACGACTCGATCGCGGTGATGTTCGCGGTCCTCGCGCTGTGGCTGTTCCGCCGGCATGTGATCCTGGCCGGGCTGATGATCGGCGTCGCGGGGTGTACCAAGCTGTCGATCGGCCTGGTCGGTGTGGCGATGCTGTGGGCGCTGCGTGCCGATCGCCGCAAGTGCCTGTACTTCTGCGGCGCCGGCGCGGTCGCGATGGGCGGGCTGTACGCGATCGTCGGCCTGCAGGCGTTCCAGCAGGCGCGGTCGCAGACGTCGTTCATCTCCACCGGCACGCCGCACAAGGTGCTGCTCAGCTTCTTCACGCTGTTCCTGCCGAACGGACTGGTCCGGACGTTCATCGCGATCCTCGCCTGGGTCGGGCTGGTCGTGGTCGCGATCCTGCTGTCCCAGGTGCTTCCGAAGTCGTTGGTGCCGCAAACGCATCCCGACGACCCGACCCCGGCCGCCATCCGGTACACCGCGATCTACGCGATCGCCTGGTCGCTGACCGCGATGTACTCGTTGCCCTGGTACGACGTGATCGCCTGGGCGGCCCTGGCCGCGGTCGCCGCGTCGAAGGTCGACGCCTTGATGGTCGTCCGTACGACGATGCTCGCGATCGCGTACGTCCCGGGCCGCGACCCGCACGCGCGGCAGGTCGCGGCCAGCCTGTCGGACTCCTTGGAGTTCCTCAGCGCGCGCCTGCGGGACACCTTGTGTCCGGCGATCGAGGCGGCGGTACTGATCGGCATCATCGTCTGGGCGCGCCGCAACGGCGCCCAGTGGTGGCCGTACGACTGGCCCCGGCGCAAGCAGAAGCCGCTACCGGAACAGGCCGCGGAGGCGCGCTAG
- a CDS encoding zinc-binding alcohol dehydrogenase family protein, which produces MDMRAIVLDGPVTPEEMRVRRVAVPEPPAGWVRIKVEAFGLNRSEYHLRAGFATNARFPVIPGIEAAGTVDLAPGGEFAAGQQVVAMMGGMGREYDGGYAEYTVVPASSVIPVRTDLDWATLGALPEMLQTAHGSLHTGLAIEPGQSLLIRGGTSSVGVAAAVLAKEHGLTVFSTTRNPQRTQVLRELGVDHPIVDDGNVAEKVREIVPTGVHAALELVGTNALPDTLKATAVHGTVCFTGMLSDTWTIPDFYPMDYIPNGVRLTAYGGESEDLPAEAFQRYVDLVAAGKLPIRIDRVFTMEEIGAAHRVMEDGAAVGKLVVRVGAPAT; this is translated from the coding sequence ATGGACATGCGGGCGATCGTGCTGGACGGTCCGGTGACGCCGGAGGAGATGCGGGTACGGCGGGTCGCGGTGCCGGAGCCGCCGGCCGGGTGGGTACGGATCAAGGTGGAGGCGTTCGGGCTGAACCGGTCGGAGTACCACCTCCGGGCCGGGTTCGCGACGAACGCGCGGTTTCCGGTGATCCCGGGGATCGAGGCGGCCGGCACCGTGGACCTGGCGCCGGGCGGCGAGTTCGCCGCGGGTCAGCAGGTGGTCGCGATGATGGGCGGGATGGGCCGCGAGTACGACGGCGGGTACGCGGAGTACACCGTCGTACCGGCGTCGTCGGTGATTCCGGTGCGGACCGACCTGGACTGGGCGACGCTCGGCGCATTGCCGGAGATGCTGCAGACCGCCCACGGCTCGCTGCACACGGGCCTCGCGATCGAGCCGGGCCAGTCGCTGCTGATCCGCGGCGGTACGTCGTCGGTCGGCGTGGCGGCCGCCGTACTGGCGAAGGAACACGGACTGACCGTCTTCTCGACCACGCGAAATCCACAACGCACACAGGTTTTACGCGAGCTCGGTGTCGATCACCCGATCGTTGACGACGGCAACGTTGCGGAAAAGGTCCGGGAGATTGTCCCGACGGGCGTGCACGCGGCGCTCGAACTCGTCGGCACGAATGCCCTTCCGGACACGTTGAAAGCCACCGCCGTGCACGGGACGGTGTGTTTCACCGGAATGCTCAGCGACACCTGGACGATCCCCGACTTCTACCCGATGGACTACATCCCGAACGGCGTCCGGCTGACCGCGTACGGCGGCGAGTCCGAGGACCTGCCGGCGGAGGCGTTCCAGCGGTACGTCGACCTGGTCGCGGCCGGGAAGCTCCCGATCCGCATCGACCGGGTGTTCACGATGGAGGAGATCGGCGCGGCGCACCGCGTCATGGAGGACGGCGCCGCGGTCGGGAAGCTCGTCGTACGGGTTGGGGCTCCCGCCACCTGA
- a CDS encoding dihydrofolate reductase family protein: MTRTVVANISLSLDGRVNGAGGDYDMSWIVPHAITEGARDHMIRVTGAATTALLGRKNYEGFGGFWPAVADDENAAPQDRAFSRWLNETEKVVFSTTLTEAPWQNSRIADGEPADVVKQLRDTGGGDIIVLASSSVIRALLAADEVDRLSITLDPELVGGGARLFEDGLPATSWKLTDSTPTESGALCLLYDRVRS, translated from the coding sequence ATGACGCGCACCGTGGTGGCCAACATCTCGCTCTCGCTCGACGGCCGGGTCAACGGCGCCGGCGGCGACTACGACATGAGCTGGATCGTGCCGCACGCGATCACCGAGGGCGCCCGCGACCACATGATCCGGGTCACCGGCGCGGCCACGACCGCGCTGCTCGGCCGGAAGAACTACGAGGGCTTCGGCGGCTTCTGGCCGGCGGTCGCCGACGACGAGAACGCCGCTCCGCAGGACCGGGCCTTCTCCCGCTGGCTGAACGAGACCGAGAAGGTCGTGTTCTCCACGACCCTGACCGAGGCTCCGTGGCAGAACTCGCGGATCGCCGACGGCGAGCCCGCGGACGTGGTCAAGCAACTCCGTGACACCGGCGGCGGCGACATCATCGTGCTGGCGAGCTCCAGCGTGATCCGCGCACTGCTGGCGGCCGACGAGGTCGACCGGCTGAGCATCACCCTCGACCCCGAGCTCGTCGGCGGCGGCGCCCGGCTGTTCGAGGACGGCCTGCCGGCCACGTCGTGGAAGCTGACCGACTCCACTCCGACCGAGTCCGGCGCACTGTGTCTGCTCTACGACCGGGTCCGCTCCTGA
- the larC gene encoding nickel pincer cofactor biosynthesis protein LarC: protein MRTAWLDCSAGASGDMLLGAFISAGADINYINTAVAAVDPSLSVTVTQTARHQIAATKATVEVNGTPHPENIPDAGHGHGHGHGHGHAGEPADGAHGAAGASGADGGGDAHVVDGGGDAHVADGGGDAHVADGAHGMDGVDGGGGGGGADGAGGAGGAGGAGGEQGIGQPAEAVHSHDGPTRAWGEVRRLLEEAALDEAVRARALDTFGRLARAEAAAHGVEPDTVHFHEVGALDAIADIVGVAAAVESLGLDRVVVSTIVLGGGKQVRGQHGGVPIPGPAVLNLLTEAGAPVVGGTAPYEMTTPTGAALLASLADEYGMLPPMRIEQTGVGAGGRDPVEVPNILRVVVGEALEQSSTELVYETNVDDLDPRIWPQVLARLMEAGAADAWLTPILMKKGRPAHTLSVLVGGANAEEVRSVILAETSAIGLREFGIRKHAADREFATVEVDGQRIHVKIARYGGQVVNVQPEYDDVAAAAAVLKKPVKTVLAKAVAAGHELWS from the coding sequence ATGCGCACAGCCTGGCTCGACTGCTCCGCCGGAGCCTCCGGCGACATGCTCCTCGGCGCTTTCATCTCCGCCGGCGCCGACATCAACTACATCAACACCGCGGTAGCCGCCGTAGACCCGTCCCTCTCGGTCACAGTCACCCAAACCGCCCGCCACCAGATCGCCGCCACCAAAGCCACCGTCGAGGTCAACGGCACGCCGCATCCAGAAAACATCCCGGATGCAGGGCATGGCCATGGGCACGGCCACGGGCATGGGCACGCCGGCGAACCGGCCGACGGCGCGCACGGCGCAGCCGGGGCAAGCGGCGCGGACGGCGGGGGCGACGCGCACGTCGTGGACGGCGGGGGCGACGCGCACGTCGCGGACGGCGGGGGCGACGCGCACGTCGCGGACGGGGCGCACGGCATGGACGGCGTGGACGGGGGAGGCGGCGGAGGCGGCGCGGACGGCGCAGGCGGGGCAGGCGGGGCAGGCGGGGCAGGCGGGGAGCAAGGGATTGGTCAACCGGCCGAGGCGGTTCACTCGCATGACGGGCCGACGCGGGCTTGGGGTGAGGTGCGGCGGTTGCTCGAGGAGGCGGCGCTCGACGAAGCGGTGCGGGCGCGGGCGTTGGATACGTTCGGGCGGTTGGCTCGGGCTGAGGCGGCTGCGCATGGAGTCGAGCCGGACACCGTGCACTTTCACGAGGTCGGTGCGTTGGACGCGATCGCGGACATCGTGGGTGTCGCGGCGGCGGTCGAGTCGCTGGGTTTGGACCGGGTTGTGGTGTCGACGATCGTGCTCGGCGGTGGGAAGCAGGTACGTGGGCAGCACGGTGGGGTTCCGATCCCGGGGCCGGCTGTGTTGAACCTGTTGACCGAGGCGGGCGCACCGGTCGTCGGCGGCACGGCGCCGTACGAGATGACGACTCCGACCGGCGCCGCGCTGCTCGCCTCGCTCGCGGACGAGTACGGGATGCTGCCGCCGATGCGCATCGAGCAGACCGGTGTCGGCGCCGGCGGGCGCGATCCGGTCGAGGTACCGAACATCCTCCGCGTGGTCGTCGGCGAAGCGCTCGAGCAGTCGTCGACCGAACTCGTCTACGAGACCAACGTCGACGACCTCGACCCGCGGATCTGGCCGCAGGTGCTGGCCCGGTTGATGGAGGCCGGAGCGGCCGATGCGTGGCTGACCCCGATCCTGATGAAGAAGGGTCGCCCGGCCCACACTCTCTCGGTGCTGGTCGGCGGCGCGAACGCCGAGGAGGTCCGCTCGGTGATCCTGGCCGAGACGTCCGCGATCGGGTTGCGTGAGTTCGGCATCCGCAAACACGCGGCCGACCGCGAGTTCGCGACCGTCGAGGTCGACGGCCAGCGCATCCACGTCAAGATCGCCCGGTACGGCGGTCAGGTCGTCAACGTCCAGCCCGAGTACGACGACGTCGCCGCGGCCGCCGCCGTACTGAAGAAGCCGGTCAAGACCGTGCTGGCGAAGGCGGTCGCGGCCGGTCACGAGCTCTGGAGCTAG
- a CDS encoding glycerophosphodiester phosphodiesterase, whose amino-acid sequence MRKIPRVVAHRGASAVDPEHTLAAYRRAIEVGADGLECDVRLTADGHLVCVHDRRINRTSNGRGVLSTKSLSELETYDWGSWKQAAEAERVRVEEEQRLPDLDARRLLTLETLLATVRDAGRPVELSIETKHPTRYAGLVERRLIETLDRFGWAHPRLGTESPVRVMSFSWLSLRRMRAAAPGLRTVLLMDRVPLRFRDGSLPTGVSYAGPSLEIVTAHPEYVSRAHKHGHQVHVWTVNHDADIRHCGNLGVDAVITDRPDAALRVLADQVGRL is encoded by the coding sequence ATGCGGAAAATCCCCCGCGTGGTCGCTCATCGCGGAGCCAGTGCAGTTGATCCGGAACACACGCTGGCGGCGTACCGCCGGGCGATCGAGGTCGGTGCCGACGGTCTCGAGTGCGACGTCCGGCTGACCGCGGACGGGCATCTCGTCTGCGTCCACGACCGGCGGATCAACCGTACGTCGAACGGCCGCGGCGTCCTCTCCACGAAGAGCCTCTCGGAGCTGGAGACGTACGACTGGGGCTCCTGGAAGCAGGCTGCCGAGGCGGAGCGTGTCCGGGTCGAAGAGGAACAGCGACTGCCCGACCTCGATGCCCGGCGGTTGCTCACGCTCGAGACACTGCTCGCCACTGTCCGCGACGCCGGCCGCCCGGTGGAGCTCTCGATCGAGACCAAGCACCCGACCCGGTACGCCGGACTCGTCGAACGCCGCCTGATCGAGACACTGGACCGCTTCGGCTGGGCGCATCCACGACTCGGAACGGAGTCCCCGGTCCGGGTGATGAGCTTCTCCTGGCTCTCCCTGCGCCGGATGCGGGCCGCCGCCCCCGGCCTCCGCACGGTCCTGCTGATGGACCGCGTCCCACTCCGCTTCCGCGACGGCTCCCTCCCCACCGGCGTCTCCTACGCCGGCCCAAGCCTCGAAATCGTCACCGCCCACCCCGAATACGTGTCCCGCGCCCACAAACACGGCCACCAGGTCCACGTCTGGACCGTGAACCACGACGCCGACATCCGCCACTGCGGCAACCTCGGCGTCGACGCAGTGATCACCGACCGCCCGGACGCGGCCCTGCGGGTGCTGGCGGACCAGGTAGGACGTTTGTGA
- a CDS encoding arginine deiminase, whose product MTGTRQDGATYGVDSEVGPLRTVMLHRPGNELRRLTPRNNDKLLFDGIPWVGRAQDEHDAFAQALRDRDVEVLYLGELLAEALHHPAARAQAVAGATEDLRLGDTLREYLRSSLGDLDPGALAEALMAGVRNDEVRAGGLVTSLLAHEDFLIDPLPNLLFTRDSSVWIRDSVAVTSLAMPARARETQLTELIYAFHPRFAGADKVYDHQLEHVEGGDVLALGPGVLAVGVGERTTPAGVERLARRVFAKGLAHTVLAVPIAQQRATMHLDTVCTMVDTDAVLMYPNMAEEMRALAVTTDGEQLHVAEPEPFLVAAAKALGIDTLRRIDTGLDPVTAEREQWDDGNNTLAVAPRVCIAYERTVETNARLEESGIEVLRISGSELGSGRGGPRCMSCPILRAPATA is encoded by the coding sequence ATGACTGGGACGCGGCAGGACGGCGCGACGTACGGCGTCGACAGTGAGGTCGGCCCGCTCCGGACGGTGATGCTGCACCGGCCGGGGAACGAGCTGCGGCGGCTCACTCCGCGCAACAACGACAAGCTGCTGTTCGACGGGATCCCCTGGGTCGGCCGGGCGCAGGACGAGCACGACGCCTTCGCCCAGGCGCTCCGCGACCGCGACGTCGAGGTGCTCTACCTCGGTGAGCTGCTGGCCGAGGCACTCCACCACCCCGCGGCACGCGCCCAGGCGGTCGCCGGCGCCACCGAGGACCTGCGGCTCGGCGACACCCTGCGCGAGTACCTGCGGTCCTCCCTGGGCGATCTGGATCCGGGCGCGCTTGCGGAGGCGTTGATGGCCGGCGTCCGCAACGACGAAGTACGCGCCGGTGGGCTGGTCACGTCATTGCTGGCGCACGAGGATTTCCTGATCGACCCGCTGCCGAACCTCCTCTTCACCCGCGACTCCAGCGTCTGGATCCGGGACTCGGTCGCGGTCACGTCGTTGGCGATGCCGGCCCGAGCGCGCGAGACACAGCTGACCGAGCTGATCTACGCGTTCCACCCGCGGTTCGCGGGCGCCGACAAGGTGTACGACCACCAGTTGGAGCACGTCGAGGGCGGTGACGTACTGGCGCTCGGCCCGGGCGTACTCGCGGTCGGCGTCGGGGAGCGGACCACGCCGGCCGGTGTGGAGCGGCTCGCGCGGCGGGTGTTCGCGAAGGGGCTGGCGCACACCGTGCTCGCCGTACCGATCGCGCAGCAGCGGGCGACGATGCATCTCGACACCGTGTGCACGATGGTCGACACCGACGCGGTGCTGATGTACCCGAACATGGCTGAGGAGATGCGCGCGCTCGCGGTCACCACCGACGGCGAGCAGCTGCACGTCGCGGAGCCGGAGCCGTTCCTGGTCGCGGCCGCGAAGGCGCTCGGGATCGACACCCTCCGGCGGATCGACACCGGCCTCGACCCGGTCACCGCCGAGCGCGAACAGTGGGACGACGGGAACAACACGCTCGCCGTGGCACCGCGTGTCTGCATCGCGTACGAGCGCACCGTCGAGACCAACGCCCGCTTGGAGGAGTCCGGGATCGAGGTCCTCCGGATCTCCGGCTCCGAGCTGGGCTCCGGCCGGGGCGGACCGCGCTGCATGTCCTGCCCGATCCTCCGTGCTCCGGCGACGGCCTAG